The proteins below come from a single Nitrosospira sp. Is2 genomic window:
- the hpnA gene encoding hopanoid-associated sugar epimerase: protein MKALVTGANGFVGSAVARCLLNAGHEVRCLVRPGSDRRNLHKLPVELSEGDLRSAPSLKRAVTGCDSLFHVAADYRLWVPNPETMYEINVKGTQALILAAAEAGVKRMIYTSSVATLGINQDGIPATEETPSSLLSMTGHYKRSKFMAEQVVQQMTDEHRLPLVIVNPSTPIGPRDIRPTPTGRIVVDTLCDRMPAYVNTGLNIAHADDVAHGHLLAHAHGKPGQRYILGGENMTLLEILQMIDQIRGKQTKRFSLPVKLILPAAWLMEKMAMVTQIEPRATMDSLRMARKKMFYSSDKAVRELGYRYRPAAEALEDAMTWFQDNGYCG from the coding sequence ATGAAAGCACTGGTTACGGGCGCAAATGGATTTGTCGGTTCGGCCGTTGCAAGGTGTTTACTAAACGCCGGACATGAAGTGCGGTGCCTGGTAAGACCGGGCAGCGACCGGCGCAATCTCCACAAGTTGCCTGTCGAACTCTCCGAAGGAGATTTGCGATCCGCTCCATCTTTGAAGCGGGCGGTGACGGGCTGTGATAGCTTGTTCCACGTTGCCGCCGATTATCGCCTCTGGGTTCCAAACCCGGAAACGATGTACGAGATCAACGTAAAGGGAACTCAGGCATTGATACTCGCGGCGGCCGAAGCCGGAGTAAAAAGGATGATATACACCAGCAGCGTGGCAACGCTAGGAATAAATCAGGATGGCATCCCGGCCACCGAGGAGACGCCCTCGAGTCTTTTATCCATGACTGGACACTACAAGCGTTCCAAATTCATGGCCGAGCAAGTTGTTCAGCAGATGACTGATGAGCATAGACTGCCGCTGGTTATCGTGAACCCTTCTACGCCCATCGGGCCTCGAGATATCAGACCTACGCCAACAGGCCGTATCGTGGTGGATACGTTATGTGACCGGATGCCGGCATATGTAAATACAGGTTTGAATATAGCCCATGCTGATGACGTTGCGCATGGCCATCTGCTGGCTCATGCGCATGGAAAACCGGGGCAACGCTATATACTGGGCGGCGAAAACATGACGTTATTGGAAATACTCCAGATGATCGATCAGATTCGCGGCAAGCAGACGAAACGGTTCAGCCTTCCCGTGAAGCTGATCCTTCCAGCCGCGTGGCTGATGGAAAAAATGGCTATGGTTACGCAGATCGAGCCGCGCGCGACGATGGATAGCCTGCGCATGGCGCGAAAAAAAATGTTTTACTCCAGTGACAAGGCCGTACGTGAACTGGGGTATCGATATCGGCCTGCG
- a CDS encoding MutS-related protein: MKEAALPDSYWNQPFLLSRGDRLAGVRDTRPAESDEGILDAKTFDAIETDQLFDSLNHAVTHAGQSVLYRSLARPGTEAAVARKKQEALRELESDLALRDALRNFIDEMARGEQSLYQLLYGTFTGGLAIDSSGVGKKDEMEFSGYGYHQFIDGTGFVVDLVEMAQALPQPRSEYLRDLFKAIRDFGTSRMYSLIRGPVYVVEGKFKTGEEKPHYLPIPRFRPSMFKPLPIFLILAAVVAGLYFFQGLLAGFGIAYLGYGILVLAVPILPVILIAIASSDRDSVIYPLRKLFRHSPELARLLETMGMIDEILSFHRYSHAFSGKMTLPEIMEGERHSLSATEARNPLLAWANPNYVPNDIELDDAGRLLVITGPNSGGKTAYCKTVAQIQLLGQIGCYIPAATARMVLAEHIFYQVPDPGHLDEGMGRFAHELKRTREIFFSSTARSLVVLDELSEGTTFEEKMELSEYVLAGFYQLGASTLLVTHNHELCERLQDRGIGRYLQGEFLSQGPTYRLIPGVSRVSHADRVAAALGFSKEDVEKHLAARGM, translated from the coding sequence ATGAAAGAGGCAGCCTTACCCGATTCATACTGGAATCAGCCATTTCTCCTGTCGCGCGGCGACCGGTTGGCCGGTGTCCGCGACACCCGTCCGGCGGAATCTGACGAGGGTATACTCGACGCCAAGACATTCGACGCGATAGAGACCGATCAGCTGTTCGACTCGCTCAATCACGCCGTTACCCATGCGGGGCAGTCGGTTCTTTACCGCTCGCTGGCCCGGCCAGGGACGGAGGCGGCAGTAGCGCGGAAAAAACAGGAGGCGCTACGGGAGCTCGAGTCCGACCTCGCCCTTCGGGACGCGCTACGGAATTTTATCGACGAAATGGCGCGGGGAGAGCAGTCCTTGTACCAATTGCTCTACGGGACGTTTACCGGCGGTCTTGCTATTGATAGTTCCGGAGTTGGTAAAAAAGATGAAATGGAATTCAGTGGCTACGGCTATCACCAGTTCATCGATGGAACCGGCTTCGTCGTTGATCTGGTCGAGATGGCGCAGGCCTTGCCACAGCCGCGGAGCGAATATTTGCGCGACTTGTTCAAAGCGATTCGCGACTTCGGTACGTCGCGTATGTATTCACTGATACGCGGTCCCGTTTATGTAGTAGAGGGAAAATTCAAGACGGGCGAAGAGAAACCCCACTATTTGCCGATTCCACGCTTCCGGCCGTCGATGTTCAAGCCTCTGCCGATCTTTTTGATCCTGGCAGCGGTGGTCGCAGGCCTTTATTTTTTCCAGGGTTTACTGGCCGGTTTTGGCATCGCATATCTGGGTTATGGGATACTTGTGCTGGCAGTACCCATTCTTCCGGTCATCTTGATTGCAATCGCCTCCTCAGACCGTGACTCTGTCATCTATCCGTTGCGAAAGTTGTTCAGGCATAGTCCCGAGTTGGCGCGGTTGCTTGAAACAATGGGCATGATCGACGAAATCCTGTCTTTTCATCGTTATTCCCATGCCTTCAGCGGGAAGATGACACTTCCGGAAATAATGGAAGGCGAGCGCCATTCCCTTAGTGCCACCGAAGCCAGAAACCCTCTGCTTGCCTGGGCCAATCCCAACTATGTGCCTAACGATATCGAACTGGATGATGCGGGACGGCTGCTAGTCATCACCGGACCCAATAGCGGCGGCAAGACAGCCTACTGCAAGACCGTGGCCCAGATTCAGCTGCTTGGCCAGATCGGCTGCTATATTCCCGCCGCGACCGCGCGTATGGTATTGGCGGAACATATTTTCTACCAGGTGCCCGATCCCGGGCACCTGGACGAGGGGATGGGACGTTTTGCCCATGAACTGAAACGCACGCGCGAAATTTTCTTCAGCTCAACAGCACGCAGCCTTGTCGTGCTGGATGAGCTTTCGGAGGGAACGACATTTGAGGAGAAAATGGAACTGTCGGAGTATGTCCTTGCAGGCTTCTACCAGCTGGGGGCAAGCACATTGCTGGTGACACATAACCACGAGCTGTGTGAGCGCCTGCAGGACAGGGGCATCGGGCGGTACCTGCAGGGCGAGTTTCTGTCCCAGGGCCCAACCTATCGTCTGATCCCTGGAGTTTCGCGGGTGAGCCACGCGGATCGCGTGGCCGCTGCGCTGGGTTTCAGCAAAGAGGATGTAGAGAAGCACCTTGCGGCGCGGGGCATGTAA